From one Aeropyrum camini SY1 = JCM 12091 genomic stretch:
- a CDS encoding TRAP transporter permease, protein MGSDRASEVIRRVIGERELWGLSARIILAVAAFMAFLEVFYVMQFGLVLYRFLESMGLELPNFYKYPDIFFQLYPAKAIVLGLVIAGAFIIYPISRARGPYDTVPLYDYVLAIIAGLSPFYVVYLYARYKTVEFTIEELSWLDLALVLAILIALAEATRRSLGILLPAIMAVFTAYGFIYAYTHPPFGVEGLQVFRRLVTAFISQNQGFLGVPLTVMVYYVFIFLFFSSFLDKLGVGKYITDLMTALFGRKPGGPAKVAVVSSALMGTISGSSVANTLTTGTFTIPAMKRAGFPPEVAGAIEPVASTGGQLMPPIMGAAAFIMAEFVGIPYGMVVVAALLPAILYFYSIYVFVDKESKKRRLRGIPEGELPPLRPLLYRLYYLLPIPLILVGLLKLAPHHAVMAGILATVAVYVIDTIIYGERAVRLPNTLILLLLALTVVIPLVSTPMGLAQSLFFAGGTSIIIALVGGLFSGSLRELAAATVRAVESSFKNSIPVFLAAATASVIQSMITFTNLHKTLGDMLLTLSMGILMLLLIATAVFSIILGMGVPTTANYIITATILAGTLAGYLKESLGYAELEATLASHMFVLYYGILADITPPVALAAFVGAVLAGADFWRTAINATIYGFAKYILPFVFVYSPVILIVTVDSWGVDEAIRLAYTIAVVLIIIHVASSGFIGWVFDRPLSNKPLRAAMVLFSALSVTLNPVIVALALASYVAGLIYTRRSVG, encoded by the coding sequence GTGGGTTCTGATAGGGCTTCCGAGGTTATTCGTAGGGTTATCGGCGAGAGGGAGCTTTGGGGTCTTTCGGCTAGGATTATCCTTGCGGTTGCGGCGTTCATGGCGTTTCTAGAGGTATTCTATGTTATGCAGTTCGGTCTAGTGCTCTACAGGTTTCTGGAGAGCATGGGTTTAGAGCTGCCTAACTTCTACAAGTACCCTGATATATTCTTCCAGCTATATCCTGCGAAGGCTATAGTACTCGGCCTCGTAATAGCTGGAGCCTTCATAATTTACCCCATAAGCAGGGCTAGGGGCCCCTACGACACGGTGCCACTCTATGATTATGTTCTAGCTATCATAGCCGGCCTCTCCCCATTCTATGTCGTCTACCTTTACGCCAGGTACAAGACGGTGGAGTTCACCATAGAGGAGCTCTCATGGCTGGATCTCGCTCTCGTCCTCGCTATACTGATAGCCCTGGCGGAGGCGACTAGACGGAGCCTGGGTATACTTCTTCCCGCGATAATGGCTGTCTTCACAGCCTACGGATTTATCTATGCATACACCCATCCCCCCTTCGGTGTAGAGGGGCTACAAGTCTTTAGGAGGCTGGTAACGGCGTTCATAAGCCAGAACCAGGGTTTCCTGGGTGTACCTCTCACTGTCATGGTCTACTACGTTTTCATATTTCTCTTCTTCAGCTCGTTCCTGGACAAGCTTGGAGTTGGAAAGTATATTACGGACTTGATGACAGCACTCTTCGGTAGAAAGCCTGGGGGCCCTGCGAAAGTTGCCGTTGTCTCAAGCGCCCTGATGGGCACGATATCCGGAAGTAGCGTAGCCAACACGCTTACCACCGGAACTTTCACAATACCAGCCATGAAGAGGGCTGGCTTCCCTCCAGAGGTTGCAGGGGCTATAGAGCCTGTTGCTTCCACAGGAGGCCAGCTGATGCCCCCGATTATGGGGGCTGCGGCTTTCATAATGGCGGAGTTCGTGGGCATACCCTATGGCATGGTTGTGGTGGCAGCGCTACTACCCGCTATACTCTACTTCTACAGCATCTACGTTTTCGTAGATAAGGAGTCTAAGAAGAGGCGCCTCAGGGGGATTCCAGAGGGCGAGCTACCGCCCCTTAGACCGCTACTCTACAGGCTCTACTACCTCCTACCCATACCGCTTATCCTAGTGGGACTCCTGAAGCTCGCCCCCCATCACGCTGTGATGGCGGGTATACTGGCCACGGTGGCTGTGTATGTGATCGACACGATCATCTACGGCGAGAGGGCTGTGCGGCTACCCAACACTTTAATACTCTTGCTGCTGGCCCTCACCGTCGTCATCCCGCTGGTCTCGACCCCAATGGGGCTTGCGCAGTCACTATTCTTCGCAGGCGGGACTTCAATAATTATTGCACTAGTGGGCGGCCTGTTTAGCGGAAGCCTTAGGGAGCTAGCAGCCGCTACTGTCAGGGCTGTAGAGTCTAGCTTTAAAAATAGCATACCCGTCTTCCTTGCGGCAGCTACAGCCAGCGTTATACAGTCTATGATAACATTTACAAACCTACATAAAACTCTGGGAGACATGCTCCTCACCCTCAGCATGGGGATACTAATGCTGCTTCTGATAGCTACAGCCGTGTTCAGCATAATACTGGGTATGGGGGTGCCGACGACAGCTAACTACATTATAACGGCCACTATACTTGCAGGTACACTAGCGGGATACTTGAAGGAGAGCCTAGGCTATGCCGAGCTGGAGGCGACGCTGGCGTCACACATGTTCGTCCTATACTATGGGATACTGGCGGACATAACTCCTCCTGTAGCTCTAGCGGCGTTTGTAGGGGCTGTGCTAGCTGGCGCAGACTTTTGGAGGACAGCGATAAACGCTACCATCTATGGTTTTGCAAAGTACATACTACCCTTCGTGTTTGTCTATTCGCCAGTTATATTGATAGTAACGGTTGACAGTTGGGGGGTGGATGAGGCTATAAGGCTAGCATACACTATAGCAGTAGTGCTTATAATCATACATGTCGCGTCAAGCGGATTTATAGGGTGGGTTTTCGACAGGCCCCTCAGCAACAAGCCGCTTAGAGCGGCTATGGTGCTCTTTTCCGCATTGTCGGTAACGCTGAACCCGGTGATAGTGGCTTTAGCTTTGGCAAGCTACGTGGCCGGACTCATCTACACTAGAAGATCCGTTGGTTAA
- a CDS encoding aspartate aminotransferase family protein yields MGSKGEDGLWGDALSLFVGGAQGGLRREFHSIDPLIVSQAKGSRIRDYMGREYIDFHMAFGAIALGHNDDYVVTRVREQLDRLILHGAGVSDVEIAFAKKLIGRFPMYDKVLFTNSGSEAVMIAIRLARAYTGRDLIVKFDGNYHGWHDYSMYNVKTPAYKGKTAESKGIPDAVASTVEVLPYNDLEAVERFMEKFGDRVAAFILEPVAHSMGVIPAERDFVAKLRRLCDSHGSLLIFDEIITFIRVSDRGMQDYFGVKADLTTVGKAIANGMPVAALLGGGEVMELLGRGVVSSGTYSGHPLSMAAGVATLEKAERVGLTRVLNRKAKDLAGILRDLAEDLGVEAVVSQFGGSVSIYFGLDSRPKNLEEALRANGKAYRAFASELRRLGILVTPNPLKRMHLAYSHGGDEFEAFHRAAEKALRTAREYL; encoded by the coding sequence TTGGGTAGTAAGGGTGAGGATGGACTTTGGGGCGACGCTCTCTCCCTGTTCGTAGGCGGCGCTCAAGGCGGGCTTAGGAGAGAGTTCCATAGTATAGATCCCCTGATAGTCTCTCAGGCCAAGGGCTCTAGGATAAGGGATTATATGGGGAGGGAGTATATAGACTTCCACATGGCGTTCGGCGCCATAGCCCTAGGCCATAATGACGACTACGTTGTAACGCGGGTTAGAGAGCAGCTTGACAGGCTCATCCTCCACGGGGCTGGTGTCAGCGATGTTGAGATAGCCTTTGCGAAGAAGCTAATCGGAAGGTTTCCCATGTATGATAAGGTGTTGTTCACCAACAGTGGCAGCGAGGCAGTAATGATTGCTATCAGGCTTGCGAGGGCATACACGGGTAGGGACCTCATCGTCAAGTTCGACGGCAACTACCACGGCTGGCACGACTACTCCATGTACAACGTCAAAACCCCCGCCTACAAGGGTAAGACCGCTGAATCGAAGGGGATTCCGGATGCAGTAGCATCGACAGTCGAGGTCCTCCCCTATAACGACTTAGAAGCTGTAGAGAGGTTCATGGAGAAGTTTGGCGACAGGGTCGCCGCTTTCATACTAGAGCCTGTGGCCCACAGCATGGGCGTTATACCGGCGGAAAGGGATTTCGTAGCAAAACTTAGAAGGTTGTGCGACAGCCACGGTTCGCTGTTGATCTTCGACGAGATCATAACCTTCATAAGGGTGAGCGACAGGGGCATGCAGGACTACTTCGGCGTCAAGGCAGACTTAACCACTGTTGGCAAGGCTATAGCCAACGGCATGCCCGTCGCCGCACTATTAGGCGGCGGCGAGGTCATGGAGCTGCTGGGCAGGGGGGTTGTAAGCAGCGGGACGTACTCCGGCCACCCCCTCTCTATGGCGGCGGGGGTGGCTACCCTGGAGAAGGCGGAGAGGGTTGGGCTAACCCGCGTGCTGAACCGGAAGGCCAAGGACCTCGCCGGGATTCTACGGGATCTGGCGGAGGACCTCGGGGTTGAGGCTGTTGTATCTCAATTCGGAGGCTCGGTAAGCATATACTTCGGCTTGGACAGTAGGCCCAAAAACCTGGAGGAAGCACTTAGAGCTAATGGCAAAGCCTATAGGGCCTTCGCAAGCGAGCTAAGGCGACTTGGTATACTGGTTACGCCAAACCCGCTGAAGAGGATGCACCTAGCGTACTCCCATGGTGGGGACGAGTTTGAAGCCTTCCACAGAGCGGCGGAGAAGGCGTTGAGGACTGCCAGGGAGTATTTGTGA
- a CDS encoding Sec-independent protein translocase subunit TatA/TatB, translating into MPIGIPSLGVPELVLILLILLIIFGPSKIPEIARNLGLAVKELRNSISGESEASSTQQAKKNAGGEKEEKG; encoded by the coding sequence ATGCCCATAGGCATACCAAGCCTCGGCGTACCCGAGCTGGTCTTAATCCTTCTAATACTGCTAATAATATTCGGTCCTTCAAAAATACCCGAGATAGCCAGAAACCTGGGTCTAGCAGTGAAGGAGCTGAGGAACAGTATCTCGGGCGAGAGCGAAGCGTCCTCCACCCAACAGGCTAAGAAGAATGCTGGCGGCGAGAAGGAGGAAAAGGGTTAG
- a CDS encoding TAXI family TRAP transporter solute-binding subunit encodes MNQRLMIAGAAVVIVIVLIAGYLLLQGGQEVRLVMGTGSPGGIYNPLGFKIAEVVSKYSDKVEIEAQESGASVANAKGIKAGDYQLAMMQSDVAYFAYNGKLLKDFEGNPVEDLRALAALYPEPIQIVARAGAGIETIWDLEGKRVAVGNPGSGLYATAYTILSALGLWDKIDKVEFGFAEASSAMKQGTVDVLFIVAGVPTPKIEEIATQVDVVLVEVPDDAIQKLKDAGLGNLYLKYTIPAGSYDFQKEDVTTLTVTALLVIDKDVPEDIAYEILKTMFEHLDEIKTVHARAKDISLDKAPIVPIPLHPGAEKYYKEQGVLS; translated from the coding sequence ATGAATCAGAGGCTAATGATTGCAGGGGCAGCCGTAGTCATAGTTATCGTCTTAATAGCAGGATACCTCCTGCTACAAGGCGGACAGGAAGTTAGGCTGGTAATGGGCACCGGATCACCCGGTGGCATATATAATCCCCTGGGCTTCAAGATAGCAGAGGTCGTCTCGAAATACAGTGATAAAGTCGAGATAGAAGCTCAGGAGAGCGGAGCCAGCGTGGCAAACGCTAAGGGCATAAAAGCAGGCGATTACCAGCTAGCCATGATGCAGAGCGACGTAGCCTACTTCGCCTACAACGGCAAGCTTCTTAAGGACTTCGAGGGCAACCCTGTAGAGGACCTCAGGGCGCTAGCGGCACTCTATCCAGAGCCTATACAGATAGTAGCTAGGGCTGGAGCAGGAATAGAAACAATTTGGGATCTAGAGGGCAAGAGGGTTGCCGTAGGAAACCCAGGCAGCGGCCTATACGCGACGGCATACACCATACTCAGCGCTCTGGGACTTTGGGATAAGATAGACAAAGTAGAGTTCGGCTTCGCCGAGGCTAGCAGCGCAATGAAGCAAGGCACCGTCGACGTACTCTTCATAGTAGCGGGAGTCCCCACGCCTAAGATAGAGGAGATAGCAACACAGGTTGACGTTGTGCTTGTTGAGGTCCCAGACGACGCTATTCAGAAGTTGAAGGACGCTGGTCTAGGTAATCTTTACCTGAAATACACGATACCAGCCGGCAGCTACGACTTCCAAAAGGAGGATGTAACTACACTTACAGTCACAGCGCTTCTGGTTATAGACAAGGATGTACCCGAGGATATAGCCTATGAGATACTTAAAACCATGTTCGAGCATCTAGACGAGATAAAGACTGTCCACGCAAGGGCCAAGGACATAAGCCTCGACAAGGCACCAATAGTGCCTATACCACTGCACCCAGGCGCCGAGAAGTATTATAAGGAGCAGGGAGTACTATCGTAG
- a CDS encoding DUF1850 domain-containing protein — protein MSLPRLLLALSIISLSLFWLASLDDSQAGYDIVIRCSSTFYSKAWSETVDEVEISFLHSVHKEVETNIMTVGRRGFWLREVRIPETGAGTPYNLEDLGGSGSVYLKDGVLVFSSLNVYRGKSVVYNLGVWGNVDIKLDGRPVDTRGCRLLALKTP, from the coding sequence TTGAGCCTTCCAAGGCTCCTACTCGCGCTCTCAATAATATCGCTCTCCCTCTTCTGGCTGGCCAGCCTTGACGACAGCCAGGCTGGCTACGATATAGTTATACGCTGCAGCTCCACCTTTTACTCGAAAGCCTGGTCCGAAACCGTGGATGAGGTTGAAATATCCTTCCTCCACAGTGTACACAAGGAGGTTGAGACCAACATAATGACGGTGGGCAGAAGAGGGTTCTGGCTCAGGGAGGTGCGCATCCCCGAGACCGGGGCCGGCACACCCTATAATCTCGAGGACCTAGGCGGCTCCGGCTCCGTCTATCTCAAGGATGGAGTACTAGTGTTCTCCAGCCTCAACGTCTACAGGGGGAAGAGTGTAGTCTATAACCTTGGGGTTTGGGGAAACGTTGATATAAAGCTCGACGGCAGACCGGTTGACACGAGAGGCTGCCGCCTTCTAGCCCTAAAAACCCCTTAA
- a CDS encoding TIGR00266 family protein, whose protein sequence is MVKYVLEKGPAFTVLKVELNEGESVWVESGSYMLNRGDIEVKTTMGGGIVRGLLRAVAGGESLFFNIITARSKSEVWIAPPVTGDIAAVELSGEEVYIQDSSYLAHIGDVEVSVGWRGFKGLIAEGELVWVKAKGHGTVFINSFGALEHIKVGLGEKITIDNGHFVAIKGGRWNIRKFGGWKTFFLGGEGVVVDVEGPADLWVQTRNLPAFAGILGKFIPSKK, encoded by the coding sequence ATGGTTAAGTATGTTCTTGAGAAGGGCCCTGCATTTACAGTCCTTAAAGTCGAGCTTAACGAGGGTGAGAGCGTCTGGGTAGAATCTGGCTCGTACATGCTGAACAGGGGAGATATAGAGGTTAAAACCACCATGGGGGGAGGCATAGTCCGCGGCCTTCTAAGGGCTGTGGCTGGCGGTGAGAGCCTTTTCTTCAACATCATAACAGCTAGATCAAAGAGCGAGGTCTGGATAGCCCCCCCAGTCACCGGGGATATAGCCGCTGTAGAGCTCAGCGGGGAAGAGGTGTACATACAGGATTCAAGCTATCTAGCCCACATCGGTGATGTGGAGGTAAGTGTTGGATGGAGAGGCTTCAAGGGGCTTATAGCCGAGGGTGAGCTTGTCTGGGTAAAGGCTAAGGGTCATGGCACCGTCTTTATAAACAGCTTCGGAGCCCTAGAACATATAAAAGTCGGTCTAGGCGAGAAAATTACCATAGATAATGGTCATTTCGTGGCAATAAAGGGGGGAAGATGGAATATTAGGAAGTTCGGAGGCTGGAAAACCTTCTTCCTGGGAGGAGAAGGCGTGGTAGTGGACGTGGAAGGGCCAGCAGACCTTTGGGTCCAGACTAGAAATCTCCCTGCGTTCGCCGGTATCCTAGGCAAATTCATACCAAGCAAGAAATAA
- a CDS encoding ATP-dependent helicase: protein MALERLVLNKKGYSDEEILSMLRPYVAEWFKSTYGSFTEPQRHAIPLVKQGKSVLISSPTGTGKTLAAFLGVIDEILYLLENGWEEAGILAVYVSPLRALNNDIRRNLEEPLRGIGEKAREMGLEPPKVKVAVRTSDTTPYEKQKMVRDPPHVLITTPESLAAALAAPKFRERLSTVRWIVLDEIHELASNKRGAHLMVSVERLEELVREAGGGPLRRIGLSATIAPLDVVANFLGGFNNDGRPRDVYVVDARFAKPLDIRVITPDVDLLRDPPDKINEAIYRKIAELVKQHRTTLIFTNTRSATERVVHKLKQILVKEGIAGEDQIEAHHSSLSRNLRLDVEERLKRGELKVVVSSTSLELGIDIGYIDLVILLSSPKSVSRLLQRVGRAGHRIRDVSKGRLIVVDRDDLIECSVLADCAMKKFIDRARIPMKPLDVLAQHIVGMSIEKKWRLEDAYRVVKRAYNFKDLSFEEFMSVVRFLAGKHGLEGEGVYSKIWLDEEEGLFGRKKSARMIYLLNVGVIPDETKIRVYTRDGKYVGDLEEEFVEILVPGDVFVLGGRTYRFLKSEGLKVIVERADDARPTVPSWFSEMLPLSFDSALKVGEFRRLLSGLARSDPEAAVEKLVREYMLEERAARTIVEYILEQLDYVGVVPSDKLVLIEYFPYEDGWGIVFHTLFGRRVNDALSRAYAVALSRRLSLPVRVAVTDNGFMLTVSRASKPNKSLLEKLVHDVTPENIRYMLEESIARTELMKRRFKHVAARMFIVLRRYKGREVSPERLQLNSQKLLEIFLEEMRDSPPIKETFREILEDYMDIDAASKVLEWVRKGEIEIVIRGPLPYPSPMAHSIVVRGYSDVVLMEDKRRMLMILREKVLEYINKKAKTVSTGVG from the coding sequence TTGGCGCTAGAAAGGCTAGTGTTGAATAAGAAGGGCTATAGCGACGAGGAGATACTGTCGATGCTCAGACCCTATGTAGCCGAGTGGTTTAAATCAACCTATGGCTCGTTCACAGAGCCCCAGAGACATGCTATTCCCCTTGTTAAGCAGGGGAAAAGCGTGTTGATATCCAGCCCCACAGGAACCGGTAAAACACTTGCGGCCTTCCTGGGAGTCATAGATGAAATTCTGTATCTTCTGGAGAACGGTTGGGAAGAAGCAGGCATACTAGCTGTTTACGTGAGCCCCCTAAGGGCTCTGAACAACGACATAAGGAGGAACCTCGAGGAGCCGCTTAGGGGAATAGGGGAGAAGGCTCGGGAGATGGGTTTAGAGCCTCCTAAAGTGAAGGTGGCTGTTAGAACGAGCGACACTACACCTTATGAGAAGCAGAAGATGGTTAGAGACCCGCCCCATGTACTTATAACAACTCCCGAAAGCCTGGCAGCCGCCTTAGCGGCCCCGAAGTTCAGGGAAAGATTATCCACGGTAAGGTGGATCGTGCTGGACGAGATACATGAGCTAGCATCTAACAAGAGGGGCGCCCACCTAATGGTTAGCGTGGAAAGGCTTGAGGAGCTTGTTAGAGAGGCTGGCGGGGGGCCGTTGAGGCGGATAGGCCTCTCCGCAACTATAGCCCCCCTAGACGTTGTGGCCAATTTCCTGGGAGGGTTTAATAATGACGGGAGGCCTAGAGATGTATATGTGGTAGACGCCAGGTTCGCAAAACCCCTAGACATAAGGGTTATAACGCCTGATGTAGACCTTCTAAGAGACCCTCCGGACAAGATTAACGAGGCGATATACAGGAAGATAGCTGAGCTTGTAAAGCAGCATAGGACCACCTTGATATTCACGAACACGCGCAGCGCTACCGAGAGGGTTGTCCACAAGCTTAAACAAATACTGGTAAAGGAGGGGATAGCTGGGGAGGACCAGATAGAGGCCCACCACTCAAGCCTGTCTAGAAACCTCAGGTTGGACGTGGAAGAGAGGCTTAAGAGAGGAGAGCTGAAGGTTGTTGTATCTAGCACGAGCCTCGAACTCGGGATAGATATAGGATATATAGACCTGGTTATTCTACTAAGCAGCCCGAAGAGCGTTAGCCGTCTCCTACAGAGGGTGGGTAGGGCCGGCCATAGGATTAGGGATGTGAGCAAGGGTAGGTTGATAGTTGTTGACAGGGACGATCTGATAGAGTGCTCTGTGCTTGCGGACTGCGCTATGAAGAAGTTTATAGACCGTGCTAGGATCCCCATGAAGCCCCTAGACGTCCTAGCCCAGCACATTGTTGGCATGAGCATCGAGAAGAAGTGGCGCCTCGAGGACGCCTACAGGGTTGTGAAGCGGGCTTACAACTTCAAGGACCTGAGCTTCGAAGAGTTCATGTCGGTAGTAAGGTTCTTGGCGGGCAAGCACGGTCTCGAGGGTGAGGGAGTCTACTCCAAGATATGGCTAGACGAGGAGGAGGGCCTGTTCGGAAGGAAGAAGAGTGCAAGGATGATATACCTGCTTAACGTCGGCGTGATACCAGATGAGACTAAGATCAGGGTCTACACTAGGGATGGAAAATATGTTGGAGACCTTGAGGAGGAGTTCGTGGAAATACTGGTACCGGGAGACGTATTTGTCCTGGGGGGCAGGACGTATCGGTTCTTAAAGAGCGAGGGATTGAAGGTAATAGTTGAGAGGGCTGACGATGCTAGGCCCACAGTCCCCAGCTGGTTCAGCGAGATGCTGCCGCTGAGCTTCGACAGCGCCCTGAAGGTAGGCGAGTTTAGGAGGCTCCTCAGCGGCCTGGCCAGGAGCGATCCAGAGGCCGCCGTGGAGAAGCTTGTTAGGGAGTACATGCTGGAGGAGAGGGCTGCCAGAACTATTGTGGAGTACATACTTGAGCAGTTAGACTATGTAGGTGTTGTACCCTCCGATAAGCTGGTGCTAATAGAGTACTTCCCATATGAGGATGGATGGGGGATAGTATTCCACACTCTATTTGGCAGGCGGGTTAACGATGCTCTATCGAGAGCCTATGCCGTAGCGCTCTCACGCAGACTGAGCCTTCCTGTCAGGGTTGCTGTCACTGACAACGGGTTCATGCTAACAGTATCCAGAGCCAGTAAGCCGAATAAAAGCCTCTTGGAGAAGCTTGTACACGATGTGACACCCGAGAACATAAGGTATATGCTGGAAGAGTCTATCGCGAGGACGGAGCTTATGAAAAGGAGGTTCAAGCATGTAGCGGCGAGAATGTTTATAGTGCTCAGGAGGTACAAGGGAAGGGAGGTTAGCCCTGAGAGGCTTCAGCTGAACAGCCAGAAGTTGCTTGAGATCTTTCTAGAGGAGATGAGAGATAGCCCGCCTATAAAAGAGACTTTCAGAGAGATTCTCGAAGACTATATGGATATAGATGCAGCCAGTAAGGTGCTCGAGTGGGTGAGGAAAGGCGAGATAGAAATAGTGATTAGAGGCCCCCTCCCCTATCCCTCGCCGATGGCTCATAGCATAGTGGTGAGGGGTTACAGCGATGTTGTGCTAATGGAGGACAAGAGGAGGATGCTCATGATACTTAGGGAAAAGGTCCTCGAGTATATTAACAAGAAGGCTAAAACCGTGTCTACAGGGGTAGGATGA
- a CDS encoding 2-oxoacid:ferredoxin oxidoreductase subunit beta: MASRGVASYRTEVWSDWCPGCGDFGILAAMQKAFAELNLDPSQTVVVSGIGCSSKTPHFINVNGVHTIHGRGIAFATGIKLANPQLKVIINGGDGDLLGIGVAHFVALGRRNLDVTVLIHNNQVYGLTKGQASPTLRRGEKVKSLPVPNLQDAVNPIALAIASGYTFVARAYSLWVDHLKEILKAAINHKGSAVIDVLQPCVTYNDIYTAEFYKDRLYKLEDDPSWDPIVRDPSEDEEKKAAAIKKAEEWGTRIPVGVFYVNPLKDTYEERLSQRNPSYRIDNPPALQPISREDGSPIVGPQEFRRLFKRFIVNVKTV; encoded by the coding sequence ATGGCAAGTAGGGGTGTAGCATCCTACAGGACAGAGGTATGGTCCGACTGGTGCCCCGGGTGCGGCGACTTCGGCATACTTGCTGCCATGCAGAAGGCCTTCGCCGAGCTGAACCTAGATCCCTCGCAGACAGTCGTGGTGTCCGGCATAGGCTGCAGCAGCAAGACACCCCACTTCATAAACGTCAACGGGGTCCACACGATACACGGCAGGGGCATAGCATTCGCCACAGGGATAAAACTCGCTAACCCACAGCTTAAGGTAATCATAAACGGCGGAGACGGCGACCTGCTGGGCATAGGCGTTGCCCACTTCGTGGCACTAGGCAGGAGGAACCTGGATGTCACAGTGCTGATACACAACAACCAGGTGTATGGCCTGACGAAGGGCCAGGCCAGCCCGACGCTGAGGAGGGGGGAGAAGGTCAAGAGCCTGCCAGTCCCCAACCTCCAGGACGCTGTGAACCCGATAGCCCTGGCAATAGCATCAGGCTACACCTTCGTGGCCAGAGCCTACTCCCTGTGGGTAGACCATCTCAAGGAGATACTCAAAGCGGCAATAAACCATAAGGGCTCCGCGGTTATAGACGTTCTCCAGCCGTGCGTAACCTACAACGACATATACACAGCGGAGTTCTACAAGGACAGGCTATACAAGCTGGAGGACGACCCCAGCTGGGACCCCATAGTGAGGGACCCCTCTGAGGATGAAGAGAAGAAGGCGGCCGCTATCAAGAAGGCGGAGGAGTGGGGCACCCGGATACCCGTAGGCGTGTTCTACGTCAACCCCCTGAAGGATACGTACGAGGAGAGACTGTCACAGAGGAACCCATCCTACAGAATAGACAACCCCCCGGCTCTCCAGCCAATAAGCCGGGAGGATGGCAGCCCGATAGTAGGCCCCCAGGAGTTTAGGAGGCTCTTCAAGAGGTTCATAGTAAACGTAAAGACCGTGTAG
- the glnA gene encoding type I glutamate--ammonia ligase, translating to MPEPDPLRDISGREDERLLVHYTDVAGYMRQVEVPLSNLDRDYVASFDGSSVYGFTPIENSDLLLKHVPETLVSVPWRSGLWRTIAAVYSPRGERSPLDPRFAAERAENALSSMGYRVKAGAEIEFFIFDKVGAEVLNPTRGLGYAVESREQPGREDGIFSQIKKSYHMPEPSDSLLEYRLRLVEALKKFQVDVAVSHHEVAVSQVEVSVGSRGSLARLADDIITVKWVSRVLARMDGRVATFMPKPIYGDNGSGMHLHLSLWSPSGENLFAGDGEEHLSETALHFIAGILEHARSLSAILSPTTNSYRRLVAGYEAPVYVAWGWRNRSAMIRIPATAGNRRAVRIEVRSPDPTANPYLALAALFMAGLDGIKKKLQPPEPYEGNLYKISPEELRERGIKTLPRNLDEALDELESDNEYLRPAFTRELLESYLEVKRREAEDTRLYPHPIEVYKYFNL from the coding sequence ATGCCTGAGCCTGATCCCCTGAGAGATATAAGCGGGCGTGAAGATGAACGGCTCCTCGTCCACTATACAGACGTGGCAGGATACATGAGACAGGTCGAGGTTCCGCTGAGTAACCTTGATAGAGACTACGTGGCATCCTTCGACGGCAGTAGCGTCTATGGCTTTACTCCAATTGAGAACAGTGATCTACTCTTAAAACACGTGCCAGAGACTCTAGTCAGCGTTCCCTGGAGAAGCGGTCTTTGGAGGACGATAGCCGCTGTCTACAGCCCCAGAGGGGAGAGGAGCCCGCTGGATCCTAGATTCGCCGCTGAGAGGGCTGAAAATGCGCTCTCATCCATGGGCTACCGGGTTAAGGCGGGGGCGGAGATAGAGTTCTTCATTTTCGATAAGGTTGGGGCAGAAGTTCTAAACCCCACTAGAGGTCTAGGCTATGCTGTGGAGAGCAGGGAGCAGCCTGGTAGAGAGGATGGGATCTTCAGCCAGATCAAGAAGTCGTATCATATGCCAGAGCCTTCGGACAGCCTCCTAGAGTATAGGCTTAGGCTCGTAGAAGCCTTGAAGAAATTCCAGGTTGACGTTGCTGTGTCGCACCACGAGGTCGCTGTGAGCCAGGTAGAGGTTTCAGTAGGTTCTAGAGGGAGCTTAGCAAGGCTAGCCGACGACATAATAACGGTTAAGTGGGTTTCCAGGGTTCTAGCCCGGATGGACGGGAGGGTGGCCACGTTCATGCCAAAGCCTATATACGGCGACAACGGGTCGGGCATGCACCTCCACCTCAGCCTATGGAGCCCCAGCGGGGAGAACCTCTTCGCTGGCGATGGGGAGGAGCATCTCTCGGAGACAGCCCTGCATTTCATTGCAGGCATCCTCGAGCACGCCCGCAGCCTAAGCGCAATACTATCCCCCACTACAAACTCGTACCGCAGACTAGTTGCTGGCTATGAGGCCCCAGTATATGTTGCGTGGGGCTGGAGAAACAGGAGCGCCATGATCAGGATCCCCGCAACCGCTGGCAACAGAAGGGCGGTCAGGATAGAGGTTAGGAGCCCCGATCCCACGGCGAACCCCTACCTAGCCTTGGCCGCCCTGTTTATGGCCGGGCTTGACGGCATAAAGAAGAAGCTCCAGCCCCCAGAGCCCTATGAGGGCAACCTCTACAAGATCAGCCCCGAGGAGCTGAGGGAGAGGGGTATAAAGACGCTACCGCGAAACCTGGATGAGGCTCTTGACGAGCTGGAGTCCGACAATGAGTATCTGAGGCCTGCCTTCACAAGGGAGCTGCTGGAATCTTACTTAGAGGTTAAGAGGAGGGAGGCGGAGGATACTAGGCTATATCCACACCCAATAGAGGTATATAAGTATTTCAATCTATAA